Proteins co-encoded in one Lusitaniella coriacea LEGE 07157 genomic window:
- a CDS encoding response regulator, producing the protein MTAITDAIAKLFYSLELTQKRQATGKLIIRLNESSSETWQIYVYLGRIVWVTGGKHPIRRWIRAMKQHSPHLLKPEWLSKTAQKRQGNLKQNQSYWEVQILAEAYHHGEIDTVQGKAIIQNYFQEICLSFVGKTTLKITWTALTVNELPQQFIWLYVDRAIEATSIECEEWRSLFSEKVAGFTASNLPNLAPVIRQDEQLRVKVSPNAYRVLKQGLNGKNTFLDLALQFKKPIALTIHSLLPFIKNEIIITQEVSDWAFPNPQSPPAPKLNAPRVPLATAQQAFNKIKIACVDDSPLVGKQIEAILKPLGYEIIHILNPLQGISTLLQQKPQLIFLDLVMPSTNGYELCSFLRKTSGFRTTPIIILTGQDGVFDRLKAKVVGSTDFVGKPPSREKILPLVQKYLEPQKSAPQQVQPPFKPITKPALP; encoded by the coding sequence ATGACTGCCATCACAGACGCGATCGCGAAACTTTTTTATAGCTTAGAGTTAACACAAAAAAGACAAGCGACCGGAAAACTCATTATCCGACTGAACGAATCTTCATCAGAAACTTGGCAGATATATGTGTATTTGGGGCGCATCGTTTGGGTAACAGGGGGTAAGCATCCCATACGGCGATGGATTCGCGCAATGAAACAGCACAGTCCCCATCTCCTCAAACCCGAATGGTTGAGTAAAACCGCCCAAAAAAGGCAAGGGAATTTGAAGCAGAACCAATCCTATTGGGAAGTTCAAATTCTCGCAGAAGCTTACCATCACGGAGAGATCGATACCGTTCAAGGGAAAGCTATTATTCAAAACTACTTTCAGGAAATTTGCTTGAGTTTTGTCGGAAAAACAACGCTCAAAATAACTTGGACTGCCCTCACAGTTAACGAATTGCCCCAACAATTTATATGGCTGTATGTGGATAGAGCAATTGAAGCAACCTCCATTGAATGTGAAGAATGGCGCAGTCTCTTTTCTGAAAAAGTCGCAGGATTCACAGCAAGCAATTTACCCAATCTCGCGCCTGTTATCCGGCAAGATGAACAGTTACGGGTAAAAGTTTCCCCAAATGCCTATCGGGTTCTCAAGCAAGGATTGAATGGGAAAAATACTTTTTTAGATTTAGCCCTGCAATTCAAAAAACCGATCGCGCTAACAATCCACTCCTTGTTGCCGTTCATCAAAAACGAGATTATTATTACCCAAGAAGTCTCCGATTGGGCGTTCCCGAATCCTCAGAGTCCTCCCGCACCAAAATTAAACGCTCCTAGGGTTCCTCTCGCAACCGCACAGCAAGCGTTCAATAAGATCAAAATTGCCTGTGTTGACGATAGCCCTTTGGTGGGCAAGCAAATTGAAGCAATTCTTAAACCGTTGGGATACGAAATTATTCATATTCTCAACCCTCTCCAAGGCATCAGCACTCTATTGCAGCAAAAACCTCAGTTGATTTTTCTCGACTTGGTAATGCCGAGTACGAATGGGTACGAACTCTGTTCGTTTTTACGCAAGACATCGGGATTTCGTACCACTCCCATTATCATTCTCACGGGACAGGATGGCGTTTTCGACCGCCTGAAAGCCAAAGTCGTTGGCAGCACTGACTTTGTGGGCAAACCTCCCAGTCGAGAAAAAATCTTGCCTCTCGTTCAAAAGTACCTCGAACCTCAAAAGTCCGCACCTCAACAAGTTCAACCGCCTTTTAAACCCATCACTAAACCCGCACTACCGTAA
- a CDS encoding response regulator transcription factor, translating into MAVVLIVEDTLTEAEIIGLTLQKAGFETIRATSSEQAKMKLAQQKPDLILLDVVLPGESGFELCRELKGEPETQNIPVVMCSTKDSEMDKFWGMKQGAASYLIKPIVPDELVRTVQLLVRG; encoded by the coding sequence ATGGCAGTCGTTTTAATTGTAGAAGACACATTGACCGAAGCAGAAATCATTGGTTTGACGTTGCAAAAAGCGGGTTTTGAAACCATACGAGCAACCAGTAGCGAGCAGGCAAAAATGAAACTCGCTCAACAAAAACCCGATCTGATTCTTTTGGATGTGGTTTTGCCGGGGGAAAGTGGCTTTGAGCTATGTCGGGAGTTGAAAGGGGAACCAGAGACGCAAAATATTCCGGTGGTGATGTGTTCGACCAAAGATAGTGAAATGGACAAGTTTTGGGGGATGAAACAGGGTGCGGCTTCTTACCTGATTAAACCCATTGTCCCCGATGAATTAGTGCGCACCGTTCAATTGCTCGTTCGAGGTTAA
- a CDS encoding chemotaxis protein CheW translates to MNAETSTSQSTQQFLRFRLPRGVRGMLPMQQLTEILNLRIHQIVPIPDVHSSVLGVCNWRGEVLWLADLGDLLGFEPLYVQNLRRSQSQVSAIVARDGDRAVGLVVAQVEEMVWCETARIQAPTESLVSPKLAPCLRGYWLEDDRETVLVLDGEAAIAQFNV, encoded by the coding sequence ATGAATGCTGAGACTTCGACTTCACAATCAACCCAACAGTTTTTACGCTTTCGCTTGCCCAGAGGCGTTCGCGGGATGTTGCCCATGCAACAGTTAACGGAAATTTTGAATCTGCGGATTCATCAAATCGTCCCGATTCCTGACGTTCATTCGTCAGTTCTGGGGGTTTGTAATTGGCGAGGGGAGGTGTTATGGCTGGCAGATTTGGGGGATTTATTGGGGTTTGAACCGCTTTATGTCCAAAACTTGCGTCGGAGTCAAAGTCAAGTGAGTGCGATTGTTGCACGGGATGGCGATCGCGCGGTGGGATTGGTTGTGGCACAAGTGGAGGAAATGGTGTGGTGCGAAACCGCTCGCATTCAAGCACCGACTGAATCTTTAGTGTCGCCCAAACTCGCACCCTGCTTGCGGGGGTATTGGTTGGAAGACGATCGCGAAACGGTT